A DNA window from Phycisphaerales bacterium AB-hyl4 contains the following coding sequences:
- a CDS encoding MBL fold metallo-hydrolase encodes MSIELLFLGTGTSAGIPMIGCDCEVCRSDDPRDQRSRCSILVRYPDAATDEDAAPPTRQLLIDTAPEIRLQAVHHRLDRLDGVLYTHAHADHIFGIDDLRRFNAVMRAPLDIYAEPGVIQTLQRMFPHIFASHKNVNPSFVANLITRPITVEQPLDLYGATWTPLRLMHGRLPIVGYHIDYHGRRVAYCTDVSTIPPETLPHVTDLDVLILDALRYRHHPTHLTVEQALDLINHLRPKQAYLTHIAHDIRHADLEDRLPDNVHLAYDNLHLTLTEPLASH; translated from the coding sequence ATGTCAATCGAACTGCTGTTCCTCGGCACCGGCACCAGCGCCGGCATCCCCATGATCGGCTGCGACTGCGAAGTCTGCCGCTCCGACGACCCCCGCGACCAGCGAAGCCGCTGCAGCATCCTCGTACGGTACCCCGACGCCGCGACCGACGAAGACGCCGCGCCGCCTACCCGTCAGTTGCTCATCGACACCGCTCCCGAGATCCGCCTCCAGGCGGTGCACCACCGACTCGATCGACTCGACGGCGTGCTCTACACCCACGCCCACGCTGACCACATCTTCGGCATCGACGACCTTCGCCGATTCAACGCCGTCATGCGCGCCCCGCTCGACATCTACGCCGAGCCAGGCGTCATCCAAACGCTCCAGCGCATGTTCCCTCACATCTTCGCATCACACAAAAACGTCAACCCCTCATTCGTCGCCAATCTCATCACCCGCCCCATCACCGTCGAACAACCGCTCGACCTCTACGGCGCGACGTGGACCCCCCTCCGCCTCATGCACGGCCGACTGCCCATCGTCGGCTATCACATCGACTACCACGGCCGACGCGTCGCCTACTGCACCGATGTCTCCACCATCCCCCCCGAAACGCTTCCGCACGTCACGGACCTCGACGTGCTCATCCTCGACGCCTTACGCTACCGTCATCACCCCACGCACCTCACCGTCGAACAGGCGCTCGACCTGATCAACCACCTCCGCCCGAAGCAGGCCTACCTCACCCACATCGCGCACGACATTCGCCACGCCGATCTGGAAGACCGCCTGCCCGACAACGTCCACCTCGCATACGACAACCTCCACCTCACCCTCACCGAACCGCTCGCGTCGCATTAG
- a CDS encoding flagellin, with the protein MSSIPPSMFRTSTQMHSNQVLSVLRQTQSQMLDAERQIATNQKYGRPSDGAAKAPAILHLTQQLAARGQYEQNLDHALGMLDMTDATLREVNTLLLDAKTGAMGEIGMESSAESRKAQALVVDSQIKAMVDLANQKYQNIPLFGGTAGGGKPVFEEFLGGIRYTGTQKNLNADTGSTYAQPFNSNGVDAFGALSSRVQSMIDLQPQASAGTRVKDVAGATNQGVRTGTVRVSVNGQSVDVDLKNIDTLGDVTKRINNAINQLDAGAGSLNIAGDGFELDVNGGNDIVIEDIGGGKTAGDLGIRLDTNDNVGPSVNRMLSNRTSLAELGAGIDWAGGLQITHGEQTKVADFSNAQTVEDLKNVIADLDLGLRLEINNAGTGMDLVSEVSGISLSIGENGGTTASDLGLTTLGSNTSLSDFRNGQGVETVKGENDLRFTLSDGTSFDVNLDGVTQVGEMIARIEAAADVAGAGGQFSVGFAGQGNGIVFQDNTGGTDNFSIAGINQSQAAKHLGIEQSVAAGETIDSGDQAQVRVDSIFTNLIDLRNGLEKNSDSGISLAGERVEEDLDRLTQVRAHVGVEAKRVEQDQSRSKDRKLSEQTMLSNLQETDMTEVITKYAQLQHQWQASLQIGAQSMQMSLLDFLR; encoded by the coding sequence ATGTCCAGCATCCCTCCGAGCATGTTCCGCACCAGCACACAGATGCACTCCAACCAGGTGCTGTCAGTTTTGCGGCAGACCCAGTCGCAGATGCTCGACGCGGAACGCCAGATCGCGACCAACCAGAAGTACGGCCGACCGTCCGACGGCGCCGCCAAAGCCCCCGCTATCCTCCACCTCACCCAGCAACTCGCCGCGCGCGGTCAGTACGAACAGAACCTCGACCACGCGCTGGGCATGCTCGACATGACCGACGCCACGTTACGCGAGGTGAACACGCTGCTGCTGGACGCCAAGACCGGCGCGATGGGTGAGATCGGCATGGAGTCGAGCGCTGAAAGCCGAAAGGCCCAGGCCCTTGTGGTTGATTCGCAGATCAAGGCGATGGTCGACCTTGCTAACCAGAAGTATCAGAACATTCCGCTGTTTGGCGGTACGGCCGGCGGCGGCAAGCCCGTGTTTGAAGAGTTTCTCGGCGGCATCCGCTACACCGGCACGCAGAAGAACCTCAACGCCGACACCGGCAGCACATACGCGCAGCCGTTCAACAGCAACGGTGTGGACGCATTCGGGGCGCTCTCGTCGCGCGTGCAGTCGATGATCGACCTTCAGCCGCAGGCCTCGGCGGGCACGCGCGTCAAGGATGTCGCCGGCGCAACCAACCAGGGCGTGCGTACCGGCACGGTTCGCGTCAGTGTCAACGGTCAGAGCGTGGATGTTGACCTGAAAAACATCGACACGCTTGGCGATGTCACGAAGCGCATCAACAACGCTATCAATCAGCTCGACGCCGGAGCAGGCTCGCTGAACATCGCAGGCGATGGTTTCGAACTTGATGTTAACGGCGGCAATGACATCGTGATCGAAGACATCGGCGGCGGGAAAACGGCGGGCGACCTGGGCATCCGCCTCGATACGAACGACAACGTCGGCCCCAGCGTCAACCGGATGTTGAGCAATCGCACATCGTTGGCCGAGCTTGGTGCGGGCATCGACTGGGCTGGCGGGTTGCAGATCACGCACGGCGAGCAGACCAAGGTCGCCGACTTTTCCAACGCCCAGACGGTTGAAGATCTTAAGAACGTGATCGCGGACCTTGATCTCGGCCTTCGCCTGGAGATCAACAACGCGGGCACGGGGATGGACTTGGTCAGCGAGGTCAGCGGCATTTCGCTGTCGATCGGCGAGAACGGCGGCACGACCGCCAGCGATCTCGGCCTGACCACGCTCGGCAGCAACACCAGCCTCAGCGACTTCCGCAACGGCCAGGGTGTGGAAACGGTCAAAGGCGAAAATGACCTGCGCTTCACGCTCAGCGATGGCACGAGCTTTGACGTGAACCTTGATGGCGTGACGCAGGTCGGGGAGATGATCGCTCGCATCGAAGCCGCGGCCGACGTCGCGGGCGCGGGTGGTCAGTTCAGTGTCGGCTTCGCCGGGCAGGGCAACGGCATCGTGTTTCAGGACAACACCGGCGGCACGGACAACTTCAGCATTGCGGGCATCAACCAAAGCCAGGCCGCGAAGCATCTTGGCATTGAGCAAAGTGTCGCTGCGGGCGAAACGATCGACAGCGGCGACCAGGCGCAGGTGCGCGTTGACAGCATTTTTACGAATTTGATCGATTTGCGAAATGGTTTGGAGAAAAACAGTGACTCTGGCATCTCACTTGCTGGAGAGAGAGTAGAAGAAGATCTTGACCGCCTGACACAAGTGCGAGCACACGTCGGCGTCGAGGCAAAAAGGGTCGAACAGGACCAGAGTCGGTCGAAAGATCGCAAACTTTCTGAGCAGACGATGCTCAGCAACCTGCAGGAAACGGATATGACGGAAGTCATCACCAAATACGCGCAATTGCAGCATCAATGGCAGGCGTCGCTGCAGATCGGTGCGCAATCCATGCAGATGAGTCTATTGGATTTCTTGCGCTAG
- the flgK gene encoding flagellar hook-associated protein FlgK, producing MSLGNALNIGRSGLLNSQTALQTVGHNLTNAATPGYRRQSVALQPAGSQRIDQGTFVGQGVQLQAITRQINEALESRLRGATADESKSGIQVDLFAQLEAIQGEYDNGALSGQLGAFFNAWSNLANNPQDTGLRALVTEEAEGLIRLIEGQHQDLVAMRTQIDKTAGASAEHINELLGKIEQLNSRISQAEAGQGGANDLRDQRDMALSELAQHLDISTVEHGNGKVDVFVGSLPIVIDGKSRGVELHERTIDGEPVTQLRVKADGSALDLRSGQLGGMLAFRDGVLAEAINTLDTFAHQLIGQVNHIHSQGQGTSLFDEVTGTTKVKDPDAVLNSEAAGLAYPPGHGSFQLHLTQKSTGQTTSHTIDLDLDGIDGDDITFNDLVSQINDVANVNASITNDGRLRIATDTGDFQLSFSDDSSGVLASLGINTFFTGSKARDIGVNPTIRQSPGLLAVGQNHEAGDNSNALAIADLRKQGVDALGGNSLTEYWNRHVEQLASQASNARNKLASDQTVRENLQTRQQSISGVNIDEEAIDLMRYQSSYQASARFLSVVDEMMRTLLAMV from the coding sequence ATGAGCCTTGGCAACGCCCTCAACATCGGTCGATCCGGTCTGCTGAACTCGCAGACGGCGCTGCAAACGGTGGGTCACAACCTCACCAACGCGGCGACGCCGGGCTATCGCCGTCAATCAGTTGCGCTCCAGCCCGCCGGCTCGCAGCGGATCGACCAGGGCACGTTCGTCGGGCAGGGTGTACAGCTTCAGGCCATCACCCGTCAGATCAACGAAGCGTTGGAAAGCCGACTTCGCGGTGCAACGGCAGACGAGTCGAAGTCGGGTATTCAAGTCGACCTGTTCGCGCAGCTCGAAGCGATTCAAGGTGAATATGACAACGGGGCGCTGTCTGGCCAGCTCGGCGCGTTTTTCAACGCGTGGAGCAACCTGGCGAACAATCCGCAGGACACCGGCCTTCGCGCGCTGGTGACCGAGGAAGCCGAGGGGCTGATCCGTCTTATCGAAGGCCAGCATCAGGATCTGGTCGCGATGCGCACGCAGATCGACAAGACGGCCGGCGCTTCGGCTGAGCACATCAACGAACTGCTTGGCAAGATCGAGCAGCTGAACAGTCGTATCTCGCAAGCCGAGGCCGGCCAGGGTGGAGCGAACGACCTTCGCGACCAGCGCGACATGGCGCTGAGTGAACTGGCCCAGCACCTCGACATTTCCACCGTTGAACATGGCAACGGCAAGGTCGACGTGTTCGTCGGTTCCCTGCCGATCGTGATCGACGGGAAGAGCCGAGGCGTCGAACTGCACGAGCGCACCATCGACGGCGAGCCCGTCACGCAGCTTCGCGTCAAAGCAGACGGCAGCGCGCTCGACCTGCGCAGCGGCCAGCTTGGCGGCATGCTCGCGTTCCGCGACGGCGTGCTCGCCGAGGCGATCAACACGCTGGATACGTTTGCCCATCAGCTCATCGGGCAAGTCAACCACATTCACAGTCAGGGGCAGGGCACGTCGCTGTTCGATGAAGTGACCGGTACGACGAAGGTCAAAGACCCTGACGCGGTGCTTAACAGCGAAGCGGCCGGCCTCGCCTACCCGCCCGGCCACGGTTCGTTCCAACTGCACCTCACACAAAAATCCACCGGGCAGACCACCTCCCACACCATCGACCTCGATCTCGACGGCATAGACGGCGACGACATCACCTTCAACGACCTGGTCAGCCAGATCAACGACGTCGCCAACGTCAACGCTTCGATCACCAACGACGGCCGACTGCGCATTGCCACTGACACCGGCGACTTCCAGCTCAGCTTCAGCGACGACAGCTCCGGCGTGCTTGCCTCGCTGGGCATCAACACGTTTTTCACCGGCAGCAAGGCCCGCGACATCGGCGTCAACCCGACCATCCGCCAATCGCCCGGCCTGCTCGCGGTCGGACAGAACCACGAAGCGGGCGACAACAGCAACGCGCTCGCCATCGCCGACCTGCGCAAGCAGGGCGTCGACGCGCTCGGCGGCAACAGCCTCACCGAATACTGGAACCGTCACGTCGAGCAACTCGCAAGCCAGGCGTCGAACGCCCGCAATAAACTCGCTTCCGACCAGACGGTGCGTGAAAACCTCCAAACCCGCCAACAGTCGATCTCCGGCGTCAACATCGATGAGGAAGCCATCGACCTCATGCGCTACCAGAGCAGCTACCAGGCCAGCGCCCGCTTCCTAAGTGTCGTCGATGAAATGATGCGAACCCTCTTAGCCATGGTGTAA
- the fliW gene encoding flagellar assembly protein FliW: protein MRIETSRFGSVEVDEARTIRFTKGLLGFPGYTDYVLLEAGDESYFWWLQSTQSPELAFVVTDPSLFVPTYRVPVREPQLDDLGAGSPDEVQVFVIVNKRDGMLTGNLQGPLVVSVHQRLGEQLVLSDRRFTTRVPLMELAGKVRAASA, encoded by the coding sequence ATGCGAATTGAAACTTCGCGGTTCGGCAGTGTTGAAGTGGACGAAGCCCGCACGATCCGTTTTACCAAGGGATTGCTCGGCTTCCCCGGGTACACGGACTACGTGCTTCTGGAAGCCGGCGACGAAAGCTACTTCTGGTGGCTGCAGTCAACGCAGTCGCCCGAGCTGGCGTTCGTCGTGACGGACCCGAGCCTGTTCGTGCCGACGTACCGCGTGCCGGTGCGTGAGCCGCAACTGGATGATCTCGGTGCCGGCTCGCCGGACGAGGTGCAGGTGTTCGTCATCGTCAACAAGCGAGACGGCATGTTGACCGGCAACCTGCAAGGCCCGTTGGTCGTGAGCGTGCACCAGCGCCTCGGCGAGCAGCTTGTCCTCTCCGACCGCCGATTCACGACACGCGTCCCGCTGATGGAACTGGCGGGCAAGGTGCGTGCGGCGAGTGCGTGA
- a CDS encoding flagellin, producing the protein MSRINTNVSALIARHNLERSNNDLSTRLQRLSTGLKINRGADDPAGLIVSERLRNEIAGVTKSIDNVERASNVIATTEAALQEINNLLVDIKGLSIEAANTGAFSREEVEANQLQIDSAIESISRIANTTSFAGLKLLNGSLDYITENVTTSQMTDVRVYSANFGKNDSVPVNVEVLNSAQRGELIIDGDDGGVAAGALSAAVTFEVQGKNGVEVFTFASGTTLSAMSRAINAVTDSTGVSAALVNPADHTDGLRLTTTAFGSDEFVAVRKVEGGENFQTYDTAGAATARQSGDDVVALVNGNLAVGKGLNVSLRNPALNLEFTLSEGAAQTVGEQYEFDITGGGATYQLGPQVNTQQQAGFGIQSVAASQLGNSLVGFLSSVRSGGANALTKGGDAAKQAANVVNIVDTATNQISTLRGRLGAFERNTLQTTMRSSQIALENLTASESSIRDTDFAEETAMMTRAQILQQAGTSTLAMANNTASSVLSLLG; encoded by the coding sequence ATGTCACGAATCAACACAAATGTTTCCGCTCTGATTGCCCGACATAACCTGGAACGGTCCAACAACGACCTGTCCACACGTCTGCAGCGATTGAGCACGGGGCTCAAGATCAATCGCGGCGCTGACGACCCGGCGGGTCTGATCGTCTCCGAACGACTGCGAAACGAAATCGCCGGCGTCACGAAGTCGATCGACAACGTCGAACGCGCCAGCAACGTCATCGCCACCACTGAAGCCGCCTTGCAGGAAATCAACAACCTGCTCGTCGACATCAAGGGCCTTTCCATTGAAGCCGCCAACACTGGCGCCTTCTCCAGGGAAGAGGTCGAGGCGAACCAGTTGCAGATTGACTCGGCCATCGAGTCGATCAGCCGCATCGCCAACACCACCAGTTTCGCTGGGCTCAAGCTGCTCAACGGCTCGCTGGACTACATCACCGAGAACGTCACGACGTCGCAGATGACCGATGTACGCGTTTACAGCGCGAACTTCGGCAAGAACGACAGCGTGCCGGTCAACGTCGAAGTGCTCAACTCCGCCCAGCGCGGCGAGTTGATCATTGATGGCGATGACGGCGGTGTCGCCGCCGGGGCCCTCTCCGCTGCTGTGACCTTCGAGGTCCAGGGTAAAAACGGCGTGGAGGTATTCACCTTTGCCAGCGGCACGACACTCTCTGCCATGTCCCGTGCGATCAACGCAGTGACGGACTCGACGGGTGTTTCCGCCGCCTTGGTCAATCCAGCCGACCACACGGATGGCCTGCGCCTGACGACCACCGCGTTCGGTTCGGATGAGTTCGTCGCGGTTCGCAAGGTCGAAGGCGGCGAAAACTTCCAGACCTACGACACCGCCGGCGCCGCCACTGCTCGGCAGTCCGGCGACGACGTGGTCGCCCTGGTCAATGGCAACCTCGCTGTGGGCAAGGGGCTCAATGTGAGCCTGCGAAACCCCGCGCTCAACCTCGAGTTTACGCTCAGCGAAGGCGCAGCCCAGACAGTCGGCGAACAGTACGAGTTCGATATCACCGGCGGCGGGGCGACCTATCAGCTCGGCCCGCAGGTGAACACCCAGCAACAGGCCGGCTTCGGCATCCAGTCCGTCGCCGCGTCGCAACTGGGCAACAGCTTGGTGGGCTTCCTCAGCTCCGTTCGCTCTGGCGGTGCAAACGCGCTGACCAAGGGTGGCGACGCCGCGAAGCAGGCCGCCAACGTGGTCAACATCGTCGACACGGCCACGAACCAGATCTCCACCTTGCGTGGCCGACTCGGCGCGTTCGAACGCAACACGCTGCAAACCACGATGCGAAGTTCGCAGATTGCGCTTGAGAACCTCACCGCTTCGGAAAGCTCCATCCGCGATACGGACTTTGCCGAGGAGACCGCGATGATGACTCGTGCCCAGATTCTCCAGCAGGCGGGCACATCGACGCTCGCGATGGCGAACAACACGGCATCGAGCGTGCTGTCGCTGTTGGGCTGA
- the csrA gene encoding carbon storage regulator CsrA translates to MLVLSRQRDETIMIGDEVEITIVDIRGDKVRLGITAPRAIQVHRKEVYEAIRRENADAARVQVEDLRDMDRQLQDNHRRRPGETNGAHRRSVNP, encoded by the coding sequence ATGCTGGTGCTATCCCGTCAACGGGACGAAACAATCATGATTGGCGACGAGGTGGAAATCACCATCGTCGACATTCGAGGTGACAAGGTGCGACTGGGCATCACCGCTCCGCGGGCGATCCAGGTGCACCGCAAAGAGGTGTATGAAGCGATCCGACGTGAAAATGCCGACGCCGCTCGCGTGCAGGTGGAAGACCTGCGTGATATGGATCGGCAGCTACAAGACAACCACCGACGAAGGCCGGGCGAGACCAACGGCGCCCACCGTCGATCGGTGAACCCATAA